Proteins from a single region of Enoplosus armatus isolate fEnoArm2 chromosome 6, fEnoArm2.hap1, whole genome shotgun sequence:
- the cd82b gene encoding CD82 molecule b, giving the protein MGKGCITVTKYFLFLFNLLFFVFGALIMGFGLWVLFDNQSFIAVLQESSDTVKVASYILIGVGSLSMAMGFFGCIGAIYEIRCLLGLYFTCLLLILIAQVTAGVLIYFQRDRLKFEMSNIIKGMIINYTGQNRTTEHTWDYVQRTMKCCGWTGPGNWSENILIKNSSQNLYPCSCHNVSMHGTDVQPVGLCEHLSTEQPVFEKGCMSSVEKWLLDNCGVILGICVGVAVVELLGMILSMCLCKSVVQEDYTKVPKY; this is encoded by the exons ATGGGGAAAGGATGCATCACAGTCACCAAGTACTTTCTATTCCTCTTCAACCTCCTCTTCTTT GTCTTCGGAGCATTGATCATGGGCTTTGGCCTCTGGGTCCTCTTTGATAACCAAAGCTTCATTGCTGTTCTGC AGGAATCGTCAGACACGGTGAAAGTGGCCTCCTACATCCTCATTGGAGTTGGCTCTTTGTCAATGGCCATGGGCTTCTTCGGCTGCATAGGAGCCATCTACGAAATCCGCTGTCTGCTGGGTCTG TACTTCACTTGCCTCCTGCTCATCCTCATCGCCCAGGTCACGGCTGGAGTTCTCATTTACTTCCAAAGAGATCGG ttGAAATTTGAGATGTCCAACATCATAAAGGGCATGATAATCAACTACACAGGCCAGAACAGGACCACAGAGCACACCTGGGACTACGTTCAGAGGACG ATGAAGTGCTGTGGATGGACTGGTCCGGGCAACTGgtctgaaaacattttgatcaaGAACAGCTCCCAGAACCTCTACCCATGTTCCTGTCACAATGTGTCCATGCATGGCACAGACGTCCAGCCAGTCGGCCTGTGTGAGCACCTGTCCACAGAACAACCCGTCTTTGAGAAG GGCTGTATGTCCAGCGTGGAGAAATGGCTCCTGGACAACTGTGGAGTTATTCTGGGAATCTGTGTCGGTGTAGCAGTCGTGGAG CTTCTTGGGATGATCCTCTCCATGTGTCTGTGCAAAAGTGTCGTCCAGGAGGATTATACCAAAGTACCGAAGTACTGA